TTCAGTCATTCATGAATGCCTCCTGGTAGGATGAGGAGATCAGAGAGCATGCTGCAGTTAACATGACATACTGAGCCAGGGCACTGGGCCCCGTGCCAAGGAGGGCCAAATGAGTCCATGACTAAGAGCTGGTATGTCAAAGATGGCTATGTAACTTCTAGGTAAAGAGTAGGAATGTAGAGGGGTAAGGCAAGGTAGCTTCCTATGCAAAACGAAAAGAGTTCAGAATAGAAGGTGAGAGTAAGTTCATCACATGATAATGATCAATATTTATAGTTTTGAATTTAGGACAAAGACTTTCCTTTTTGGGGGGGAATAGATCAGTTTGCAACTGATCTATTCCTCTTAAAGTCCTTTGggaaatttgaaattaaatgcaaaaatataaacaaagattcaggagtgcctgggtggctcagtcagttaaacatcccacttttggtttcagctcaggtcatgagctcagggtggtgagatggagctctgcattggacAACAGTCTCCaatctctgcttgagattctgtccctctctctctctctgcccctcctcctgctctctctctctcagataactaaataaatctttttaaaaagaaggggcgcctgggtggctcagtgggttaaagtctctgccttcagctctggtcatgatctcagggtcctgagatcgaaccccacatcaggctctctgctcagcagggagcctgcttccctctccccctctgccttcctctctgcctacttgtgatctctctctctctctctctctgtcaaataaataaaatcaaaaatcttttaaaaaatccttttaaaaaggaTTCACATTGATTATGTTTTTTTACTTGCCAATTTTTACTATCAATGGTGCAAAAATTAGTTGTTGGAGAGTGAACAAATCTTAGGTATTACAATGATTGCTGCTCTTTAAATCAAACCTGTTCAACAAAATccttttccttaatatttattttctcactatCTCTTATCTTGTTGGTTTTTCTTGAGTATCTTATGTCAAGTATTGACATTGAGTTCATGAAAGTTACAGAAAATGCAAGTTTAGAGCAATAAAATTTACATCAAATAGATGGCTCACCAGAGGACTCTTTCTCCATCATTTGCTTGATTTTAAAGCTGTATTGTGAGAGGTGAGAGGCGGCCTTCCCTTACTTAGTAGCTGCCATTATTGTCTGTTTATGTTGCTTATGTTGGAGCCTCAGTGTGAACTGGGCTTTAGAATTAAATGCAAGTAGTTCATATTTGATCACTTAATTCTACTAAAGTTATTAAAcacaataattatattaattgctgaaaagaaataaatattgagAATATCTGGATGAATATCAAGCAGtcagtgaaattaaaaattattttctgatatgAGGCAAAATTAGAAGTTAAGACCTAAAAATACATGTCAGGAAAATACTGTGAATTTTCAATTGTTTTGAGTACTTCTAATAAATGTTTAAGTATATCATTGCAGTCATCATTATTATGTATTGTAttggtataattttaaatttgaatatgATTTTAATACATTACTATTTATGTAAGTATAATAAAATTTGCTCTGAAAACTTAgctataaagataaataaaatgttaataacttttaaatttacttatagCTTAAAATTTTTGTCAATCTTAATCCTGCATTGGATAAGAGAGTCAAGTTTGGAACTCTTTTCTTCCTATGTATAAAGTACAGATACATAGAGTGGACACAAATAGATATAGAAGATAACTGTGTCATTAAAATTTCATGAGGGATTCAATTAgcaaaaaatatctgaaatgacTCTGGGGTCAAGGGAAGGGGAGacaataatgaaatgaaattgttGAGAAACTCTGCTCTAAACACATTTGGTGAATgcaaagtgaaaaacaaaaacaaaagtaggaAGTAAGAGGAACATTCAGAAAATGGAAACTAATGCATCCCCATTTAAGAGCGTGCACAAGGGAAGATGTTCAGAGAACCTAGAGCCATGGATCCAGACGTGCCCACCCCAGCCAGGCCAACAACATCTGCAGGATCCCCAATGGCCCTGCCCTGCTCCTTCTTGGTAGTCCTGGTGGTGCTCAGCTGCCACTCCCTCAGCTCTCTGGGATGTGACCTGCCTCAGGACCATGGCCTGCTGCACTGGAGGGCCTTGATGCTCCTAAGACAAATGAGGAGAGTCTCCCCCTTTTCCTGCCTGAGGGACAGAAATGACTTTGGCTTCCCCCAAGAGGTGTTCGATGGCAAGCAGCTGCAGAAGGCTCAAGCCCTCTCTGTCGTCCATGTGACGAAGCAGAAGACCTTCCACCTCTTCTGCACAGAGGCCTCACCTGCTCCCTGGAACACAACCCTCCTGGAGGAATTGTGCTCGGGACTTTCTGAGCAACTGGGCCGCCTGGAAGCCTGTCTGCTGcaggaggctggggtgggagagATGCCCCTTGTGAATGTGGACTCCATCTTGAGGAACTACTTCCAGAGAATCTCCCTCTATCTGCAAGAGAAACAATACAGCCCTTGTGCCTGGGAGATGGTCCGAGCAGAGATCATGAAAGCTTTCTCTTCATCAATAACCTTGCAAGAAAGATTAAGGGGCAAGAAACAAGACCT
Above is a window of Meles meles chromosome 11, mMelMel3.1 paternal haplotype, whole genome shotgun sequence DNA encoding:
- the LOC123953165 gene encoding interferon alpha-1/2-like: MALPCSFLVVLVVLSCHSLSSLGCDLPQDHGLLHWRALMLLRQMRRVSPFSCLRDRNDFGFPQEVFDGKQLQKAQALSVVHVTKQKTFHLFCTEASPAPWNTTLLEELCSGLSEQLGRLEACLLQEAGVGEMPLVNVDSILRNYFQRISLYLQEKQYSPCAWEMVRAEIMKAFSSSITLQERLRGKKQDLVQHGDDSH